One stretch of Caldinitratiruptor microaerophilus DNA includes these proteins:
- the rsgA gene encoding ribosome small subunit-dependent GTPase A — translation MPVGQVIRSHSHIHYVLVDGREVECRPRGKLRLEERRILAGDRVEVTLAPDGEGRIDRVLPRASELRRPPVANVDLCAVVFTLHEPEADYRFLDRVLVHVEHAGIEALLVLNKTDLCTPQEVEGFRRLYGETVGYPVVPVSALTGEGIPDLAARLAGRTSVLAGQSGAGKSLLTRALAPGYQARVGTLARKLGRGRHTTRHVELIRLPAGGLVADAPGFTYLEFEGVEARALGHLFPDFHRVGPCRFDDCLHRAEPGCAVKAAVGERIARHRYEHYLAFLAEIEAQKPW, via the coding sequence GTGCCGGTTGGGCAGGTGATCCGATCCCACAGCCACATCCACTACGTGCTGGTTGATGGCCGGGAGGTCGAGTGCAGGCCGCGGGGGAAACTGCGGCTGGAGGAGCGGCGCATCCTCGCCGGCGACCGGGTGGAGGTCACGCTGGCCCCGGACGGCGAGGGGCGGATCGACCGGGTGCTGCCCCGCGCCAGCGAGCTGCGCCGGCCGCCCGTGGCCAACGTCGACCTGTGCGCCGTGGTGTTCACCCTCCACGAGCCGGAGGCGGACTACCGCTTCCTGGACCGCGTGCTGGTCCACGTCGAGCACGCCGGCATCGAGGCGCTCCTGGTGCTGAACAAGACCGACCTGTGCACGCCGCAGGAGGTGGAGGGCTTCCGCCGGCTGTACGGGGAGACGGTGGGATATCCGGTGGTGCCGGTGAGCGCGCTCACCGGCGAGGGGATCCCCGACCTGGCCGCCCGCCTCGCCGGGCGTACCTCGGTCCTGGCCGGGCAGAGCGGGGCCGGAAAGTCGCTGCTCACGCGGGCGCTGGCCCCCGGGTACCAGGCCCGGGTGGGGACCCTGGCCCGCAAGCTGGGGCGCGGGCGCCACACGACGCGCCACGTCGAACTGATCCGCCTGCCGGCGGGGGGCCTCGTCGCCGACGCCCCCGGGTTCACCTACCTGGAGTTCGAGGGCGTCGAGGCCCGGGCGCTGGGCCACCTGTTCCCCGACTTCCACCGCGTGGGTCCCTGCCGGTTCGACGACTGCCTGCACCGGGCCGAGCCCGGCTGCGCGGTCAAGGCAGCGGTCGGCGAGCGGATCGCCCGGCACCGGTACGAACACTACCTGGCCTTCCTCGCGGAGATCGAAGCCCAGAAGCCCTGGTGA
- the pknB gene encoding Stk1 family PASTA domain-containing Ser/Thr kinase, protein MQQGTVLGGRYRVLDKVGGGGMAVVYRAQDLFLNRPVAVKVLQPQYAADEEFVRRFRREAQAAASLSHPNVVSVYDVGHQDDLHYIVMELVEGETLKHRIQTHGPLPPDEAARITVGILDALAHAHGHRIVHRDIKPHNILLTRDGRVKVTDFGIARAVSHDTVTNTGSLLGSAHYFSPEMARGWPADEKSDLYSLGVVLYEMLTGRVPFTGESPVSVALKHVQEEVRPPSALVPGIPAELETIVLRAMEKDPKDRYASAQAMRADLERFLAAYREGRVHFSADDAPTQDLRAVRARAARRLPPPDVDADDEEEPGRRRSPAGLWIALGLVALFLAALGTGAFYVMRLLDVPDVQVPYVVGMSRQEAEERLAAAGLVLKVDALEYSDSIPPDGVTWQEYEAGSKVKPGRVVAVRLSMGPRLVPVPDLSRMTRPEAEAALAEKGLQLGNVTEVFDPKVPEGRVISQSLSPGVPVRLKTVVDIVVSRGGQQVPNLAGKTLAEAEALLKDQGLALGQVGRQPSDQPEDLIISQDPQPGAEVAPGSAVNVTLSSGPPQPAIREATKLIEVPGKEGAVDVRVDLVDAAGVTTVHHARHPAGEIFQLAVRWTGESARLLVYADGKPAREIPLP, encoded by the coding sequence GTGCAGCAGGGTACGGTGCTCGGCGGCCGCTACCGCGTCCTCGACAAGGTGGGCGGGGGCGGCATGGCCGTGGTCTACCGGGCCCAGGACCTGTTCCTGAACCGCCCGGTGGCCGTCAAGGTGCTGCAGCCCCAGTACGCGGCAGACGAGGAGTTCGTGCGCCGCTTCCGGCGCGAGGCCCAGGCGGCTGCCAGCCTGTCCCACCCGAACGTGGTGTCGGTTTACGACGTCGGCCACCAAGACGATCTGCACTACATCGTCATGGAACTGGTGGAGGGGGAGACGCTCAAGCACCGGATCCAGACGCACGGCCCTCTCCCGCCGGACGAGGCCGCCCGCATCACCGTCGGCATCCTCGACGCCTTGGCGCACGCCCACGGGCACCGCATCGTCCACCGGGACATCAAGCCGCACAACATCCTGCTCACCCGGGACGGGCGCGTGAAGGTGACCGACTTCGGCATTGCCCGCGCGGTGAGCCACGACACCGTCACCAACACCGGATCGCTGCTCGGCTCCGCCCATTACTTCTCCCCGGAGATGGCCCGGGGCTGGCCGGCGGACGAGAAGTCCGACCTCTACAGCCTGGGCGTGGTCCTCTACGAGATGCTCACCGGGCGGGTGCCCTTCACCGGCGAGTCGCCGGTATCCGTGGCGCTCAAGCACGTGCAGGAGGAGGTGCGGCCGCCCTCGGCCCTCGTGCCCGGTATCCCGGCCGAGCTGGAGACCATCGTGCTCCGGGCGATGGAGAAGGACCCGAAGGACCGCTATGCCTCGGCCCAGGCCATGCGCGCCGACCTCGAGCGGTTCCTGGCCGCGTACCGGGAGGGCCGGGTGCACTTCTCCGCGGACGACGCCCCCACCCAGGACCTGCGGGCCGTGCGGGCCCGGGCGGCGCGCCGCCTGCCGCCGCCGGACGTGGACGCCGACGACGAGGAGGAACCCGGGCGCAGGCGGAGCCCGGCCGGCCTGTGGATTGCCCTCGGGCTCGTCGCGCTCTTCCTCGCGGCCCTGGGCACCGGGGCTTTCTACGTCATGCGTCTCCTGGACGTCCCTGACGTCCAGGTGCCTTACGTGGTCGGCATGAGCCGTCAGGAGGCGGAGGAGCGCCTGGCGGCCGCGGGCCTGGTCCTCAAGGTGGACGCCCTGGAGTACTCGGACTCGATCCCGCCGGATGGGGTGACCTGGCAGGAGTACGAGGCGGGTTCGAAGGTCAAGCCCGGGCGCGTGGTGGCGGTGCGGCTGTCCATGGGCCCCCGCCTGGTTCCCGTCCCCGACCTCTCCCGCATGACCCGGCCCGAGGCCGAGGCAGCCCTCGCCGAGAAGGGCCTGCAGCTCGGCAACGTCACCGAGGTCTTCGACCCGAAGGTTCCGGAGGGCCGCGTAATCTCCCAGAGCCTGAGCCCGGGGGTCCCGGTGCGCCTGAAGACGGTGGTGGACATCGTCGTCAGCCGCGGCGGCCAGCAGGTGCCGAACCTGGCCGGCAAGACGCTGGCCGAGGCGGAGGCGCTCCTCAAGGACCAGGGGCTGGCCCTCGGCCAGGTGGGGCGGCAGCCTTCGGACCAGCCGGAGGACCTGATCATCTCGCAGGATCCGCAGCCGGGTGCCGAGGTGGCCCCGGGGTCGGCGGTGAACGTGACGCTGAGCAGCGGGCCGCCGCAGCCGGCGATCCGGGAGGCCACCAAGCTCATCGAGGTGCCCGGGAAGGAGGGGGCCGTCGACGTCCGGGTCGACCTCGTGGACGCCGCCGGCGTCACGACGGTCCACCACGCCCGGCATCCGGCGGGGGAGATCTTCCAGCTCGCCGTGCGGTGGACGGGTGAGAGCGCCCGGCTCCTGGTCTACGCGGACGGCAAGCCTGCCCGGGAGATCCCCCTGCCGTGA